Proteins encoded in a region of the Triticum dicoccoides isolate Atlit2015 ecotype Zavitan chromosome 3A, WEW_v2.0, whole genome shotgun sequence genome:
- the LOC119267343 gene encoding transcriptional corepressor LEUNIG-like isoform X3, producing MAQDSWDADKISLDVYIHDYLVKRNLQNTAKAFQAESNLSPDPVAIDAPGGFLFEWWSVFWDIFISRTNDKHSDVATSYIESIKAREHQSSLQQQQQHPHSQQSAQQIQMQQLMLQRQQQEQQQQEQTQQQQQHPQQQQQQQRRQQKQQQRNESSYLPTSPQNGSVSADPPTQPNTVTTSSLSAKAYEERMKISAQRDTLDEASVKQRFNENAGQLLESNPASLLKSAAFSAQASGQIFQGSAGGVSGTLQQAQARNLQLQGSTQEIKADSNATLNLRGAGADGSLLGVPGTNPAGHNMTLKGWPLTGLDQFRSGFLQQKSFMQNPQALQHLQFLTQQQQQLLLQAQQNITSSSGEMDARRLRVLLSSRRDGQSNAFTDIIPSVGPSLQNMYSHVQPMETDMLMKKIAALQQQRQSSNQQQLLQQSLLSQLPQSSNHFSGHHEKMVPGSVSMDGSLCYSFRGNEQASKNQNGRKRKQPISSSGPANSSGTMNTTGPCPSSAPSTPSTDTPGDTISMPPMHHNASISKALVVFGSDAPGTRESPTNQIADMDRLVEDDSLGDNVDSFLSHDDAAGPSDARSRCMASSKGFTFREVSSARASTNKVVCCHFSSDGNLLATGGHDKKVVLWNAETLKQKAVLEEHSLLITDVRFGPSIPRIATSSFDKTVRVWDVDNQDDTVHTFTGHSASVMSVDFHPNKDDLVCSCDGNGEIRLWSISSGRAVRNFKGGSSQLRFQPRHGGFLAAASENVVSILDVETQACVRIFEGHTEHVDSLCWSPTGDYVVSTSEDTVKVWSVNSGNENCVQELNSTGSKFHACAFHPKYPSLLIIGCYQSLELWDMVENRSMTVAAHDGLISALASSSSGLVASVSHDKHVKLWK from the exons ATGGCGCAGGATTCTTGGGACGCAGACAAGAT CAGCTTGGATGTGTACATCCATGACTACCTGGTGAAGCGGAACTTGCAGAACACTGCAAAGGCGTTCCAAGCCGAATCCAATCTTTCTCCAGATCCTGTTG CAATTGACGCCCCAGGGGGTTTCCTCTTCGAGTGGTGGTCTGTCTTCTGGGACATCTTCATTTCAAGGACCAACGACAAGCATTCCGATGTTGCTACTTCGTACATTGAG TCGATTAAAGCTCGAGAGCACCAGTCATCAttgcagcaacagcagcaacatccTCATTCCCAGCAGTCAGCACAGCAGATCCAAATGCAGCAACTCATGCTACAgaggcagcagcaggagcagcaacAACAGGAGCAGacccaacaacagcaacaacatcctcagcagcagcagcagcagcaacgtcgCCAGCAGAAGCAACAGCAGCGTAATGAGAGCAGTTATTTGCCCACAAGTCCCCAGAATGGTTCAGTATCTGCTGATCCTCCAACACAACCAAATACTGTAACAACAAGTTCTTTGTCTGCAAAGGCGTATGAAGAGAGAATGAAGATTTCTGCGCAGAGGGACACCTTGGATGAGGCATCAGTAAAG CAAAGGTTTAATGAAAATGCTGGGCAGCTTCTGGAATCAAATCCGGCATCTTTGCTGAAGTCCGCAGCATTCTCAGCTCAGGCTTCCGG GCAAATATTTCAAGGATCAGCTGGTGGAGTGTCAGGTACTTTGCAACAAGCTCAGGCCAGGAACCTACAGCTTCAGGGATCAACACAG GAAATCAAGGCAGATTCAAACGCCACTCTAAATCTTAGGGGTGCAGGAGCAGACGGATCATTACTTGGAGTACCAG GCACTAATCCAGCAGGGCACAATATGACCTTGAAAGGGTGGCCTCTCACG GGTTTAGATCAGTTTCGATCTGGATTTCTCCAACAGAAATCTTTTATGCAGAATCCCCAAGCATTGCAACATCTTCAGTTTCTCACTCAACAGCAGCAACAGTTGCTGCTTCAAGCACAGCAAAATATTACATCTTCATCTGGAGAGATGGATGCCCGAAGGCTTCGGGTGCTTTTGAGCAGTCGAAGGGATGGTCAGTCAAACGCATTCACAGATATTATTCCTAGTGTGGGGCCTTCACTGCAGAACATGTATTCACATGTGCAGCCAATGGAGACAGATATGCTGATGAAG AAGATAGCTGCTTTACAGCAGCAACGGCAAAGCAGCAATCAGCAACAGCTCCTTCAACAATCATTACTTAGCCAGCTACCACAAAGCTCAAATCACTTCTCAGGCCATCATGAAAAAATGGTGCCTGGGAGTGTTTCTATGGATGGAAGCTTGTGCTATTCCTTTCGTGGAAATGAACAG GCTTCCAAGAATCAAAATGGGCGAAAACGCAAACAACCTATCTCATCATCCGGTCCAGCTAACAGCTCTGGTACTATGAATACTACTGGCCCCTGCCCCAGCTCAGCACCCTCAACTCCTTCCACAGATACTCCAGGAGACACCATATCAATGCCACCGATGCACCACAATGCTAGTATATCGAAGGCCTTAGTTGTTTTTGGTTCTGATGCCCCAGGCACAAGGGAATCGCCAACAAACCAGATT GCTGACATGGATCGCTTGGTGGAGGATGACAGCTTGGGAGATAACGTGGACTCGTTCTTGTCACATGATGATGCTGCAGGTCCAAGTGATGCCCGCAGCCGTTGTATGGCTTCTTCTAAAG GATTCACCTTCCGAGAGGTTTCTTCAGCTCGAGCAAGCACCAACAAGGTTGTATGTTGTCACTTCTCATCAGATGGAAATCTACTTGCTACTGGGGGTCATGATAAGAAG GTGGTATTGTGGAATGCTGAAACTTTAAAACAAAAGGCAGTATTGGAGGAGCATTCTCTTCTGATAACCGATGTACGGTTCGGTCCAAGCATCCCACGTATTGCTACATCATCATTTGACAAAACTGTCAGGGTCTGGGATGTCGACAAT CAAGATGATACAGTCCATACGTTTACCGGGCACTCAGCATCTGTTATGTCGGTGGATTTTCACCCAAACAAGGATGACCTCGTTTGTTCTTGTGATGGGAATGGTGAGATTCGGCTCTGGAGTATCAGCAGCGGAAGGGCTGTCCGAAATTTCAAG GGAGGTTCAAGCCAGCTGAGATTTCAGCCACGTCATGGTGGATTTCTTGCAGCAGCTTCAGAGAATGTTGTATCTATACTGGATGTGGAAACACAAGCTTGTGTTAGGATATTTGAG GGTCACACAGAGCATGTTGATTCACTTTGTTGGAGCCCCACGGGTGACTATGTTGTCTCTACCAGTGAAGACACGGTAAAAGTATGGTCTGTGAATTCTGGGAATGAGAACTGCGTGCAAGAGCTCAACAGCACTGGGAGCAAGTTTCATGCATGCGCTTTCCACCCTAAGTATCCATCTTTGCTCATCATCGGTTGCTACCAG TCTCTGGAGCTGTGGGACATGGTGGAGAACAGGAGCATGACCGTCGCGGCGCACGACGGCCTCATCTCTGCCTTGGCCTCCTCAAGCTCCGGCCTGGTGGCTTCAGTGAGCCATGACAAGCACGTGAAGCTGTGGAAATGA
- the LOC119267343 gene encoding transcriptional corepressor LEUNIG-like isoform X4, with protein MAQDSWDADKISLDVYIHDYLVKRNLQNTAKAFQAESNLSPDPVAIDAPGGFLFEWWSVFWDIFISRTNDKHSDVATSYIETQSIKAREHQSSLQQQQQHPHSQQSAQQIQMQQLMLQRQQQEQQQQEQTQQQQQHPQQQQQQQRRQQKQQQRNESSYLPTSPQNGSVSADPPTQPNTVTTSSLSAKAYEERMKISAQRDTLDEASVKQRFNENAGQLLESNPASLLKSAAFSAQASGQIFQGSAGGVSGTLQQAQARNLQLQGSTQEIKADSNATLNLRGAGADGSLLGVPGTNPAGHNMTLKGWPLTNPQALQHLQFLTQQQQQLLLQAQQNITSSSGEMDARRLRVLLSSRRDGQSNAFTDIIPSVGPSLQNMYSHVQPMETDMLMKKIAALQQQRQSSNQQQLLQQSLLSQLPQSSNHFSGHHEKMVPGSVSMDGSLCYSFRGNEQASKNQNGRKRKQPISSSGPANSSGTMNTTGPCPSSAPSTPSTDTPGDTISMPPMHHNASISKALVVFGSDAPGTRESPTNQIADMDRLVEDDSLGDNVDSFLSHDDAAGPSDARSRCMASSKGFTFREVSSARASTNKVVCCHFSSDGNLLATGGHDKKVVLWNAETLKQKAVLEEHSLLITDVRFGPSIPRIATSSFDKTVRVWDVDNQDDTVHTFTGHSASVMSVDFHPNKDDLVCSCDGNGEIRLWSISSGRAVRNFKGGSSQLRFQPRHGGFLAAASENVVSILDVETQACVRIFEGHTEHVDSLCWSPTGDYVVSTSEDTVKVWSVNSGNENCVQELNSTGSKFHACAFHPKYPSLLIIGCYQSLELWDMVENRSMTVAAHDGLISALASSSSGLVASVSHDKHVKLWK; from the exons ATGGCGCAGGATTCTTGGGACGCAGACAAGAT CAGCTTGGATGTGTACATCCATGACTACCTGGTGAAGCGGAACTTGCAGAACACTGCAAAGGCGTTCCAAGCCGAATCCAATCTTTCTCCAGATCCTGTTG CAATTGACGCCCCAGGGGGTTTCCTCTTCGAGTGGTGGTCTGTCTTCTGGGACATCTTCATTTCAAGGACCAACGACAAGCATTCCGATGTTGCTACTTCGTACATTGAG ACACAGTCGATTAAAGCTCGAGAGCACCAGTCATCAttgcagcaacagcagcaacatccTCATTCCCAGCAGTCAGCACAGCAGATCCAAATGCAGCAACTCATGCTACAgaggcagcagcaggagcagcaacAACAGGAGCAGacccaacaacagcaacaacatcctcagcagcagcagcagcagcaacgtcgCCAGCAGAAGCAACAGCAGCGTAATGAGAGCAGTTATTTGCCCACAAGTCCCCAGAATGGTTCAGTATCTGCTGATCCTCCAACACAACCAAATACTGTAACAACAAGTTCTTTGTCTGCAAAGGCGTATGAAGAGAGAATGAAGATTTCTGCGCAGAGGGACACCTTGGATGAGGCATCAGTAAAG CAAAGGTTTAATGAAAATGCTGGGCAGCTTCTGGAATCAAATCCGGCATCTTTGCTGAAGTCCGCAGCATTCTCAGCTCAGGCTTCCGG GCAAATATTTCAAGGATCAGCTGGTGGAGTGTCAGGTACTTTGCAACAAGCTCAGGCCAGGAACCTACAGCTTCAGGGATCAACACAG GAAATCAAGGCAGATTCAAACGCCACTCTAAATCTTAGGGGTGCAGGAGCAGACGGATCATTACTTGGAGTACCAG GCACTAATCCAGCAGGGCACAATATGACCTTGAAAGGGTGGCCTCTCACG AATCCCCAAGCATTGCAACATCTTCAGTTTCTCACTCAACAGCAGCAACAGTTGCTGCTTCAAGCACAGCAAAATATTACATCTTCATCTGGAGAGATGGATGCCCGAAGGCTTCGGGTGCTTTTGAGCAGTCGAAGGGATGGTCAGTCAAACGCATTCACAGATATTATTCCTAGTGTGGGGCCTTCACTGCAGAACATGTATTCACATGTGCAGCCAATGGAGACAGATATGCTGATGAAG AAGATAGCTGCTTTACAGCAGCAACGGCAAAGCAGCAATCAGCAACAGCTCCTTCAACAATCATTACTTAGCCAGCTACCACAAAGCTCAAATCACTTCTCAGGCCATCATGAAAAAATGGTGCCTGGGAGTGTTTCTATGGATGGAAGCTTGTGCTATTCCTTTCGTGGAAATGAACAG GCTTCCAAGAATCAAAATGGGCGAAAACGCAAACAACCTATCTCATCATCCGGTCCAGCTAACAGCTCTGGTACTATGAATACTACTGGCCCCTGCCCCAGCTCAGCACCCTCAACTCCTTCCACAGATACTCCAGGAGACACCATATCAATGCCACCGATGCACCACAATGCTAGTATATCGAAGGCCTTAGTTGTTTTTGGTTCTGATGCCCCAGGCACAAGGGAATCGCCAACAAACCAGATT GCTGACATGGATCGCTTGGTGGAGGATGACAGCTTGGGAGATAACGTGGACTCGTTCTTGTCACATGATGATGCTGCAGGTCCAAGTGATGCCCGCAGCCGTTGTATGGCTTCTTCTAAAG GATTCACCTTCCGAGAGGTTTCTTCAGCTCGAGCAAGCACCAACAAGGTTGTATGTTGTCACTTCTCATCAGATGGAAATCTACTTGCTACTGGGGGTCATGATAAGAAG GTGGTATTGTGGAATGCTGAAACTTTAAAACAAAAGGCAGTATTGGAGGAGCATTCTCTTCTGATAACCGATGTACGGTTCGGTCCAAGCATCCCACGTATTGCTACATCATCATTTGACAAAACTGTCAGGGTCTGGGATGTCGACAAT CAAGATGATACAGTCCATACGTTTACCGGGCACTCAGCATCTGTTATGTCGGTGGATTTTCACCCAAACAAGGATGACCTCGTTTGTTCTTGTGATGGGAATGGTGAGATTCGGCTCTGGAGTATCAGCAGCGGAAGGGCTGTCCGAAATTTCAAG GGAGGTTCAAGCCAGCTGAGATTTCAGCCACGTCATGGTGGATTTCTTGCAGCAGCTTCAGAGAATGTTGTATCTATACTGGATGTGGAAACACAAGCTTGTGTTAGGATATTTGAG GGTCACACAGAGCATGTTGATTCACTTTGTTGGAGCCCCACGGGTGACTATGTTGTCTCTACCAGTGAAGACACGGTAAAAGTATGGTCTGTGAATTCTGGGAATGAGAACTGCGTGCAAGAGCTCAACAGCACTGGGAGCAAGTTTCATGCATGCGCTTTCCACCCTAAGTATCCATCTTTGCTCATCATCGGTTGCTACCAG TCTCTGGAGCTGTGGGACATGGTGGAGAACAGGAGCATGACCGTCGCGGCGCACGACGGCCTCATCTCTGCCTTGGCCTCCTCAAGCTCCGGCCTGGTGGCTTCAGTGAGCCATGACAAGCACGTGAAGCTGTGGAAATGA
- the LOC119267343 gene encoding transcriptional corepressor LEUNIG-like isoform X2 encodes MAQDSWDADKILDVYIHDYLVKRNLQNTAKAFQAESNLSPDPVAIDAPGGFLFEWWSVFWDIFISRTNDKHSDVATSYIETQSIKAREHQSSLQQQQQHPHSQQSAQQIQMQQLMLQRQQQEQQQQEQTQQQQQHPQQQQQQQRRQQKQQQRNESSYLPTSPQNGSVSADPPTQPNTVTTSSLSAKAYEERMKISAQRDTLDEASVKQRFNENAGQLLESNPASLLKSAAFSAQASGQIFQGSAGGVSGTLQQAQARNLQLQGSTQEIKADSNATLNLRGAGADGSLLGVPGTNPAGHNMTLKGWPLTGLDQFRSGFLQQKSFMQNPQALQHLQFLTQQQQQLLLQAQQNITSSSGEMDARRLRVLLSSRRDGQSNAFTDIIPSVGPSLQNMYSHVQPMETDMLMKKIAALQQQRQSSNQQQLLQQSLLSQLPQSSNHFSGHHEKMVPGSVSMDGSLCYSFRGNEQASKNQNGRKRKQPISSSGPANSSGTMNTTGPCPSSAPSTPSTDTPGDTISMPPMHHNASISKALVVFGSDAPGTRESPTNQIADMDRLVEDDSLGDNVDSFLSHDDAAGPSDARSRCMASSKGFTFREVSSARASTNKVVCCHFSSDGNLLATGGHDKKVVLWNAETLKQKAVLEEHSLLITDVRFGPSIPRIATSSFDKTVRVWDVDNQDDTVHTFTGHSASVMSVDFHPNKDDLVCSCDGNGEIRLWSISSGRAVRNFKGGSSQLRFQPRHGGFLAAASENVVSILDVETQACVRIFEGHTEHVDSLCWSPTGDYVVSTSEDTVKVWSVNSGNENCVQELNSTGSKFHACAFHPKYPSLLIIGCYQSLELWDMVENRSMTVAAHDGLISALASSSSGLVASVSHDKHVKLWK; translated from the exons ATGGCGCAGGATTCTTGGGACGCAGACAAGAT CTTGGATGTGTACATCCATGACTACCTGGTGAAGCGGAACTTGCAGAACACTGCAAAGGCGTTCCAAGCCGAATCCAATCTTTCTCCAGATCCTGTTG CAATTGACGCCCCAGGGGGTTTCCTCTTCGAGTGGTGGTCTGTCTTCTGGGACATCTTCATTTCAAGGACCAACGACAAGCATTCCGATGTTGCTACTTCGTACATTGAG ACACAGTCGATTAAAGCTCGAGAGCACCAGTCATCAttgcagcaacagcagcaacatccTCATTCCCAGCAGTCAGCACAGCAGATCCAAATGCAGCAACTCATGCTACAgaggcagcagcaggagcagcaacAACAGGAGCAGacccaacaacagcaacaacatcctcagcagcagcagcagcagcaacgtcgCCAGCAGAAGCAACAGCAGCGTAATGAGAGCAGTTATTTGCCCACAAGTCCCCAGAATGGTTCAGTATCTGCTGATCCTCCAACACAACCAAATACTGTAACAACAAGTTCTTTGTCTGCAAAGGCGTATGAAGAGAGAATGAAGATTTCTGCGCAGAGGGACACCTTGGATGAGGCATCAGTAAAG CAAAGGTTTAATGAAAATGCTGGGCAGCTTCTGGAATCAAATCCGGCATCTTTGCTGAAGTCCGCAGCATTCTCAGCTCAGGCTTCCGG GCAAATATTTCAAGGATCAGCTGGTGGAGTGTCAGGTACTTTGCAACAAGCTCAGGCCAGGAACCTACAGCTTCAGGGATCAACACAG GAAATCAAGGCAGATTCAAACGCCACTCTAAATCTTAGGGGTGCAGGAGCAGACGGATCATTACTTGGAGTACCAG GCACTAATCCAGCAGGGCACAATATGACCTTGAAAGGGTGGCCTCTCACG GGTTTAGATCAGTTTCGATCTGGATTTCTCCAACAGAAATCTTTTATGCAGAATCCCCAAGCATTGCAACATCTTCAGTTTCTCACTCAACAGCAGCAACAGTTGCTGCTTCAAGCACAGCAAAATATTACATCTTCATCTGGAGAGATGGATGCCCGAAGGCTTCGGGTGCTTTTGAGCAGTCGAAGGGATGGTCAGTCAAACGCATTCACAGATATTATTCCTAGTGTGGGGCCTTCACTGCAGAACATGTATTCACATGTGCAGCCAATGGAGACAGATATGCTGATGAAG AAGATAGCTGCTTTACAGCAGCAACGGCAAAGCAGCAATCAGCAACAGCTCCTTCAACAATCATTACTTAGCCAGCTACCACAAAGCTCAAATCACTTCTCAGGCCATCATGAAAAAATGGTGCCTGGGAGTGTTTCTATGGATGGAAGCTTGTGCTATTCCTTTCGTGGAAATGAACAG GCTTCCAAGAATCAAAATGGGCGAAAACGCAAACAACCTATCTCATCATCCGGTCCAGCTAACAGCTCTGGTACTATGAATACTACTGGCCCCTGCCCCAGCTCAGCACCCTCAACTCCTTCCACAGATACTCCAGGAGACACCATATCAATGCCACCGATGCACCACAATGCTAGTATATCGAAGGCCTTAGTTGTTTTTGGTTCTGATGCCCCAGGCACAAGGGAATCGCCAACAAACCAGATT GCTGACATGGATCGCTTGGTGGAGGATGACAGCTTGGGAGATAACGTGGACTCGTTCTTGTCACATGATGATGCTGCAGGTCCAAGTGATGCCCGCAGCCGTTGTATGGCTTCTTCTAAAG GATTCACCTTCCGAGAGGTTTCTTCAGCTCGAGCAAGCACCAACAAGGTTGTATGTTGTCACTTCTCATCAGATGGAAATCTACTTGCTACTGGGGGTCATGATAAGAAG GTGGTATTGTGGAATGCTGAAACTTTAAAACAAAAGGCAGTATTGGAGGAGCATTCTCTTCTGATAACCGATGTACGGTTCGGTCCAAGCATCCCACGTATTGCTACATCATCATTTGACAAAACTGTCAGGGTCTGGGATGTCGACAAT CAAGATGATACAGTCCATACGTTTACCGGGCACTCAGCATCTGTTATGTCGGTGGATTTTCACCCAAACAAGGATGACCTCGTTTGTTCTTGTGATGGGAATGGTGAGATTCGGCTCTGGAGTATCAGCAGCGGAAGGGCTGTCCGAAATTTCAAG GGAGGTTCAAGCCAGCTGAGATTTCAGCCACGTCATGGTGGATTTCTTGCAGCAGCTTCAGAGAATGTTGTATCTATACTGGATGTGGAAACACAAGCTTGTGTTAGGATATTTGAG GGTCACACAGAGCATGTTGATTCACTTTGTTGGAGCCCCACGGGTGACTATGTTGTCTCTACCAGTGAAGACACGGTAAAAGTATGGTCTGTGAATTCTGGGAATGAGAACTGCGTGCAAGAGCTCAACAGCACTGGGAGCAAGTTTCATGCATGCGCTTTCCACCCTAAGTATCCATCTTTGCTCATCATCGGTTGCTACCAG TCTCTGGAGCTGTGGGACATGGTGGAGAACAGGAGCATGACCGTCGCGGCGCACGACGGCCTCATCTCTGCCTTGGCCTCCTCAAGCTCCGGCCTGGTGGCTTCAGTGAGCCATGACAAGCACGTGAAGCTGTGGAAATGA
- the LOC119267343 gene encoding transcriptional corepressor LEUNIG-like isoform X1 translates to MAQDSWDADKISLDVYIHDYLVKRNLQNTAKAFQAESNLSPDPVAIDAPGGFLFEWWSVFWDIFISRTNDKHSDVATSYIETQSIKAREHQSSLQQQQQHPHSQQSAQQIQMQQLMLQRQQQEQQQQEQTQQQQQHPQQQQQQQRRQQKQQQRNESSYLPTSPQNGSVSADPPTQPNTVTTSSLSAKAYEERMKISAQRDTLDEASVKQRFNENAGQLLESNPASLLKSAAFSAQASGQIFQGSAGGVSGTLQQAQARNLQLQGSTQEIKADSNATLNLRGAGADGSLLGVPGTNPAGHNMTLKGWPLTGLDQFRSGFLQQKSFMQNPQALQHLQFLTQQQQQLLLQAQQNITSSSGEMDARRLRVLLSSRRDGQSNAFTDIIPSVGPSLQNMYSHVQPMETDMLMKKIAALQQQRQSSNQQQLLQQSLLSQLPQSSNHFSGHHEKMVPGSVSMDGSLCYSFRGNEQASKNQNGRKRKQPISSSGPANSSGTMNTTGPCPSSAPSTPSTDTPGDTISMPPMHHNASISKALVVFGSDAPGTRESPTNQIADMDRLVEDDSLGDNVDSFLSHDDAAGPSDARSRCMASSKGFTFREVSSARASTNKVVCCHFSSDGNLLATGGHDKKVVLWNAETLKQKAVLEEHSLLITDVRFGPSIPRIATSSFDKTVRVWDVDNQDDTVHTFTGHSASVMSVDFHPNKDDLVCSCDGNGEIRLWSISSGRAVRNFKGGSSQLRFQPRHGGFLAAASENVVSILDVETQACVRIFEGHTEHVDSLCWSPTGDYVVSTSEDTVKVWSVNSGNENCVQELNSTGSKFHACAFHPKYPSLLIIGCYQSLELWDMVENRSMTVAAHDGLISALASSSSGLVASVSHDKHVKLWK, encoded by the exons ATGGCGCAGGATTCTTGGGACGCAGACAAGAT CAGCTTGGATGTGTACATCCATGACTACCTGGTGAAGCGGAACTTGCAGAACACTGCAAAGGCGTTCCAAGCCGAATCCAATCTTTCTCCAGATCCTGTTG CAATTGACGCCCCAGGGGGTTTCCTCTTCGAGTGGTGGTCTGTCTTCTGGGACATCTTCATTTCAAGGACCAACGACAAGCATTCCGATGTTGCTACTTCGTACATTGAG ACACAGTCGATTAAAGCTCGAGAGCACCAGTCATCAttgcagcaacagcagcaacatccTCATTCCCAGCAGTCAGCACAGCAGATCCAAATGCAGCAACTCATGCTACAgaggcagcagcaggagcagcaacAACAGGAGCAGacccaacaacagcaacaacatcctcagcagcagcagcagcagcaacgtcgCCAGCAGAAGCAACAGCAGCGTAATGAGAGCAGTTATTTGCCCACAAGTCCCCAGAATGGTTCAGTATCTGCTGATCCTCCAACACAACCAAATACTGTAACAACAAGTTCTTTGTCTGCAAAGGCGTATGAAGAGAGAATGAAGATTTCTGCGCAGAGGGACACCTTGGATGAGGCATCAGTAAAG CAAAGGTTTAATGAAAATGCTGGGCAGCTTCTGGAATCAAATCCGGCATCTTTGCTGAAGTCCGCAGCATTCTCAGCTCAGGCTTCCGG GCAAATATTTCAAGGATCAGCTGGTGGAGTGTCAGGTACTTTGCAACAAGCTCAGGCCAGGAACCTACAGCTTCAGGGATCAACACAG GAAATCAAGGCAGATTCAAACGCCACTCTAAATCTTAGGGGTGCAGGAGCAGACGGATCATTACTTGGAGTACCAG GCACTAATCCAGCAGGGCACAATATGACCTTGAAAGGGTGGCCTCTCACG GGTTTAGATCAGTTTCGATCTGGATTTCTCCAACAGAAATCTTTTATGCAGAATCCCCAAGCATTGCAACATCTTCAGTTTCTCACTCAACAGCAGCAACAGTTGCTGCTTCAAGCACAGCAAAATATTACATCTTCATCTGGAGAGATGGATGCCCGAAGGCTTCGGGTGCTTTTGAGCAGTCGAAGGGATGGTCAGTCAAACGCATTCACAGATATTATTCCTAGTGTGGGGCCTTCACTGCAGAACATGTATTCACATGTGCAGCCAATGGAGACAGATATGCTGATGAAG AAGATAGCTGCTTTACAGCAGCAACGGCAAAGCAGCAATCAGCAACAGCTCCTTCAACAATCATTACTTAGCCAGCTACCACAAAGCTCAAATCACTTCTCAGGCCATCATGAAAAAATGGTGCCTGGGAGTGTTTCTATGGATGGAAGCTTGTGCTATTCCTTTCGTGGAAATGAACAG GCTTCCAAGAATCAAAATGGGCGAAAACGCAAACAACCTATCTCATCATCCGGTCCAGCTAACAGCTCTGGTACTATGAATACTACTGGCCCCTGCCCCAGCTCAGCACCCTCAACTCCTTCCACAGATACTCCAGGAGACACCATATCAATGCCACCGATGCACCACAATGCTAGTATATCGAAGGCCTTAGTTGTTTTTGGTTCTGATGCCCCAGGCACAAGGGAATCGCCAACAAACCAGATT GCTGACATGGATCGCTTGGTGGAGGATGACAGCTTGGGAGATAACGTGGACTCGTTCTTGTCACATGATGATGCTGCAGGTCCAAGTGATGCCCGCAGCCGTTGTATGGCTTCTTCTAAAG GATTCACCTTCCGAGAGGTTTCTTCAGCTCGAGCAAGCACCAACAAGGTTGTATGTTGTCACTTCTCATCAGATGGAAATCTACTTGCTACTGGGGGTCATGATAAGAAG GTGGTATTGTGGAATGCTGAAACTTTAAAACAAAAGGCAGTATTGGAGGAGCATTCTCTTCTGATAACCGATGTACGGTTCGGTCCAAGCATCCCACGTATTGCTACATCATCATTTGACAAAACTGTCAGGGTCTGGGATGTCGACAAT CAAGATGATACAGTCCATACGTTTACCGGGCACTCAGCATCTGTTATGTCGGTGGATTTTCACCCAAACAAGGATGACCTCGTTTGTTCTTGTGATGGGAATGGTGAGATTCGGCTCTGGAGTATCAGCAGCGGAAGGGCTGTCCGAAATTTCAAG GGAGGTTCAAGCCAGCTGAGATTTCAGCCACGTCATGGTGGATTTCTTGCAGCAGCTTCAGAGAATGTTGTATCTATACTGGATGTGGAAACACAAGCTTGTGTTAGGATATTTGAG GGTCACACAGAGCATGTTGATTCACTTTGTTGGAGCCCCACGGGTGACTATGTTGTCTCTACCAGTGAAGACACGGTAAAAGTATGGTCTGTGAATTCTGGGAATGAGAACTGCGTGCAAGAGCTCAACAGCACTGGGAGCAAGTTTCATGCATGCGCTTTCCACCCTAAGTATCCATCTTTGCTCATCATCGGTTGCTACCAG TCTCTGGAGCTGTGGGACATGGTGGAGAACAGGAGCATGACCGTCGCGGCGCACGACGGCCTCATCTCTGCCTTGGCCTCCTCAAGCTCCGGCCTGGTGGCTTCAGTGAGCCATGACAAGCACGTGAAGCTGTGGAAATGA